Within Halalkalibaculum roseum, the genomic segment AATGGTACAGATCCGTCAGAAAAAGGTTGATCTCATTGCCAATAAACTACCTAAACAGGAAGTTTCCGGGGCCCAATCCGGAGAATTACTGGTCGTTGGATGGGGTAGTACCTACGGTGCTATCAATTCTGCCATTATGGAATTGCTTGAAGAGGGCTACGAAAATATCGGCTTTACACATTTCAATTATATCAGTCCGCTACCGGGCAATACGGCTGAAATATTTGACCGTTTTGACCGCGTCCTGGTCTGTGAATTGAATAACGGACAGTTTGTGAAATACCTGAGATCCACCCTACCGGATTATGAATATGTACAGTTTAACAAGAATCAGGCCCAGCCATTTTTCACATCCGAAATTAAATCCAAGATTTACAAGACACTCGAGGTTGAGTTATGAAAACCGAAACCAAGACAAACGGTGAGACCTTAACCGTCAATGATTTTAAAAGCGATCGGAATGTAAAATGGTGTCCGGGTTGTGGCGACTACATGATCCTTGCCATGATGCAGAAAACCTTTACCCAGCTGGATCATAAGAAGGAGGATATTGTCTGTATCTCAGGTATCGGCTGCTCTTCACGCCTGCCTTATTACTTAGAAACTTTTGGCATTCACTCTTTGCACGGGCGTGCTCCCGCAGTGTCTACCGGATTGAAACTGGCAAATCCCGATCTGAGTGTCTGGGTTGTTACCGGTGATGGAGATAGTATGGCGATTGGCGGCAACCATTTCATTCATGCCTGCCGTAGAAATCTGGATCTGAATATCATCATATTCAATAACAAGATCTATGGTATGACCAAAGGACAGTCCTCTCCTACCACTCCTCTCGGTACCAAAACCAAAACAGCGCCCTACGGCAGTTATGAACCTCCCTTTACTATCGGAGAGCTGGCAATCAGTGCCGGTGCCACCTTCTTTGCCCGCGTCCCGGATAAAAGTCCAAATATGCTGGGAGATGTGATGATGGAGGCTTATAAACATAAAGGAACCTCGGTTATTGAGGTTCTGCAAAACTGTGTTATTTTCACTGATGGTATCCATGAACAGCTGACAGGTAAAGATACGAAGGATGAAAATCAGCTGGTCCTGGAGCAGGGTAAACCCATGATTTTCGGAAAAGATCAGGAATTCGGAATTGCAATGGATGGTATGAAGCTGAAGAAGGTATCACTCGATGATGACAGTGACCATGAACCTTTGGTGCATGATCCTACAGAAATGGAAACGCAGATGCATATTGCGCTTTCCAGGTTGCAGCTTCCCGACTATCCGGTGGCCATGGGAATTATCAGAAATACCGAATCCGTCAGTTTTGACGAGACCTTGCACCATATTATCGAAGATTCCCAGGAGAAAAGTCCTTATAAAAATGTCACGGAACTTTTCCATACCGGTAATACCTGGAATGTCTCCTAACGGGTTATATTGCAGATATAAGAATATTTAAAAAATTAAATTACAGGAATATGTCAGACAGCAAGAAAGTAACGATCGACTTAGATGGAAGCAGCTTTGAACTTCCTCTGGTTGTTGGAACCGAAGACGAAAAAGCGATTGACATATCACGACTTCGCAACGAAACCGGGTATATCACCCTGGATACCGGATACAAAAATACCGGGTCTACCAAAAGTGCTATAACCTTCCTGGATGGTGAAAACGGAATATTGCGATATCGCGGATATCCGATTGAACAACTGGCTGAGCAATCCACCTTTCTTGAAGTTGCTTATTTGCTGATATATGACAAACTGCCTACGCAGAAGGAACTTGATCAGTTTATTTCTAAAATCACCCAGCACACCTTGATTCACGAGGATATGATGAAGTTTTATGAGGGCTATCCCTCAAAGGCTCATCCTATGGGCGTCCTCGCCTCTATGATCAGTGCTTTGTCTACCTTCTACCCTGAATCTCACAAGTCGGAGCTACACCCTGATGAAGTTGAATTGACCATCATCAGACTACTTGCCAAGGTATCTACTATCGCAGCATGGTCATATAAGAAGTCGAAAGGATTTCCCCTGATGTACCCGCAGAATCGACTCAGTTATACCGAAAACTTTCTGCATATGATGTTTGCCCAGCCCACAGAGGAGTTCAAGGTAAATCCTGTTGTGGCCAATGCGCTTGATACCCTGTTAATTCTGCACGCAGATCACGAGCAGAACTGCTCGGCTTCTACTGTGCGAATGGCCGGTTCCTCTCATGCCAGCCTCTACGCTGCAATTTCAGCCGGAGTTTGTGCACTTTGGGGCCCATTACATGGCGGTGCCAACCAGCAGGTTATTGAAATGCTGCAGCGCATTCAGGCAGAAGGAGGTAATGTGGAGAAAATGGTTGAGAAGGCTAAGGATAAGGACAGTGATTTCCGACTCATGGGCTTCGGTCACCGTGTGTATAAGAATTTCGACCCGCGGGCCAGAATTATCAAAGATGTTTGCGACAAAGTGCTCAATGAGCTGGGCATTGATGATCCGCTGCTGGATATTGCAAAGTCCCTAGAAGAAGTTGCCCTGAATGACAGCTACTTCGTAGAAAGGAAACTGTATCCCAATGTGGACTTTTATTCGGGTATTCTCTATCGGGCCATGAATATCCCCACCGAGATGTTTACGGTGATGTTTGCCTTGGGAAGATTACCGGGGTGGATCGCTCAATGGAAGGAGATGCGTGATAACAAAGAACCGATTTCACGTCCCCGCCAGATATATGTGGGAGCCAATGAAAGAGATTATGTTCCTATTTCAGACCGTTAATTAGTGTTCATGAATGTGAAAATGACATATTCACAACAAGTATATGTAATGCAACAACCAACTCGATGCAATTCAGACGTAATGAAGTATGAGAGCTATTTTATAAATAGCAGCATTCGGGCAGTGGGGGCAAAATAAAAATTTAAGTTAATTTTGGATATTAAGGTATAAATATCAAAATAATGAAAACTCATCAGTACATATCCTATGCTTGCTGAATTTGGAAATATCTTACTCTTCCTGATTGTAGGAATTCTTTTCGTAGCCATGAGTCTCATGGTGGCCAAATTTCTTCGTCCTGATCGTCCAAATGCCGAAAAGCTGGCAACCTATGAGTGCGGGGAAACCCCTTTCGGTTCGGCCCGCGTACAGTTCAATAACCGCTTTTATATCATCGGATTGATGTTTCTCATATTCGAAGTGGAAATACTATTGTTGTTCCCCTGGGTGATGGTATTTCAGGAGATCGGATGGTACGCGTTTACAGCCATGATCATCTTCGTCTTCCTAATCTTTATCGGATTTGCCTATGAACTTGGTAAGGGCCACCTGCAATGGGATCTCCCCAAACCGGTGATCCCTACCTATGTCGAAGGCGTCGGAGTTGTGGAAGAAGCAGATGAGGAAGAAGAATCCCCGGTTGCAGAACCGATTATGGAGACAAATCTAAATCCCAAACCCAATTGAAA encodes:
- a CDS encoding 2-oxoacid:ferredoxin oxidoreductase subunit beta encodes the protein MKTETKTNGETLTVNDFKSDRNVKWCPGCGDYMILAMMQKTFTQLDHKKEDIVCISGIGCSSRLPYYLETFGIHSLHGRAPAVSTGLKLANPDLSVWVVTGDGDSMAIGGNHFIHACRRNLDLNIIIFNNKIYGMTKGQSSPTTPLGTKTKTAPYGSYEPPFTIGELAISAGATFFARVPDKSPNMLGDVMMEAYKHKGTSVIEVLQNCVIFTDGIHEQLTGKDTKDENQLVLEQGKPMIFGKDQEFGIAMDGMKLKKVSLDDDSDHEPLVHDPTEMETQMHIALSRLQLPDYPVAMGIIRNTESVSFDETLHHIIEDSQEKSPYKNVTELFHTGNTWNVS
- a CDS encoding citrate synthase, whose protein sequence is MSDSKKVTIDLDGSSFELPLVVGTEDEKAIDISRLRNETGYITLDTGYKNTGSTKSAITFLDGENGILRYRGYPIEQLAEQSTFLEVAYLLIYDKLPTQKELDQFISKITQHTLIHEDMMKFYEGYPSKAHPMGVLASMISALSTFYPESHKSELHPDEVELTIIRLLAKVSTIAAWSYKKSKGFPLMYPQNRLSYTENFLHMMFAQPTEEFKVNPVVANALDTLLILHADHEQNCSASTVRMAGSSHASLYAAISAGVCALWGPLHGGANQQVIEMLQRIQAEGGNVEKMVEKAKDKDSDFRLMGFGHRVYKNFDPRARIIKDVCDKVLNELGIDDPLLDIAKSLEEVALNDSYFVERKLYPNVDFYSGILYRAMNIPTEMFTVMFALGRLPGWIAQWKEMRDNKEPISRPRQIYVGANERDYVPISDR
- a CDS encoding NADH-quinone oxidoreductase subunit A produces the protein MLAEFGNILLFLIVGILFVAMSLMVAKFLRPDRPNAEKLATYECGETPFGSARVQFNNRFYIIGLMFLIFEVEILLLFPWVMVFQEIGWYAFTAMIIFVFLIFIGFAYELGKGHLQWDLPKPVIPTYVEGVGVVEEADEEEESPVAEPIMETNLNPKPN